From the genome of Streptomyces xanthophaeus:
ACGTACGGCAGCAGCACCGTCTTCAGCCGGAAGGCCCCCTCGCTGTGGAGGTCGGTGACGAAGTCGACGACGGTCTGGCGGTAGCCCTTGTCGAAGGGGGCGAAGCCGTCGACGGAGACGCCGGCCGCCTCCAGGGTGGCGCGGATCTGCGTGGCGGAGCGCAGGGCCAGCTCCTCCGGGGTCAGACCGGCGCGGGCGGCGCTGGCCACCACGTAGGTCTGGCTGTCGTCGGTACCGCTGGTGAAGATCACCGGCCGGTCCGACGCCCGCAGGTAGCGTGCGTACACGTCGCCCGCCAGGTAGGGGCCCGCCAGGTGCCCGGTGTGCAGGTCCCCGTTCGGGGTCGGCGGCGGCGCGATGATGACCGTACGGCGTGTCATGCCTGGGCTCCTTGGTGGCGAGCTGCGAACCGCTGTGTCATGTCGAGGTCCCACCAGACGCTGTACATCTCGAAGTCCTCGTCGGACTCGTTGATCACCCGGTGGTCGGAGCCCGGGGTGAAGTGCACGATGTCCCCGGTCGTGAAGGGCTTGCGGACGCCCTGCGACTCCAGGACGGCGGTGCCTGCGACGGCGATGAAGATCTCGTACTCGTGGTGGGCGTGGGCGGTCGATGCGGTGCCGGGGCGGATCACGCACCAGGACCCTTCGAACGGGGCGTTGAGCTCGGGCCAGGGCAGCAGCCGCTGCGCGTCGAGGCCGTTCTCGTGCGTCAGTCCTTCGCGGTCGAGTGGCTGGGTGAGCATGTGCTTCGGTCTCTCCTCGTCAGGCGGGTACGGCTTGTGAGGGGCGCGCGGGTCTCAGACCGCGCCGGCGAGCGCGAGTTCGCGCGGGGCCGGGGCGTCCGCGGAACGGTTCCGGCGGTGCGCCAGGATGTCCTGGGTGATCTCGGCGGAGCGGCCCGCGAGCACGCTGAGCAGCGAGTCGGCGATGCCGTGGGTGGCCTCGTTGACGCCCTGCAGGTAGCAGGCGGCGGTCGCGGGGCGGCCGAGGTCGAGCCGGTAGTTGCGGCTCACGTTGATCTCCTCGACACCGATCGACTCGGCGAGGGCCTTGACCGCCCACGGCATCTCGCGGACGAAGCCGGTGCCCAGGAGCACCAGGTCCGTGCGCATCTCCCGCTCGGCGCCCGACTTGCGGTCGACGAGGGTCAGGACGACCTCGTCGCCGTCCATGCGGGCGCCGGTCACGTCCGTCATGGCGTGCATGCCCAGGCGCTCCTGGCCGGAACGGCGGTCCTGGTAGAACTGCCGGT
Proteins encoded in this window:
- a CDS encoding cupin domain-containing protein; the protein is MLTQPLDREGLTHENGLDAQRLLPWPELNAPFEGSWCVIRPGTASTAHAHHEYEIFIAVAGTAVLESQGVRKPFTTGDIVHFTPGSDHRVINESDEDFEMYSVWWDLDMTQRFAARHQGAQA